In Panthera tigris isolate Pti1 chromosome C1, P.tigris_Pti1_mat1.1, whole genome shotgun sequence, the following proteins share a genomic window:
- the LOC102951121 gene encoding 60S ribosomal protein L32-like, with translation MAALRPLVEAKVLKKRTKKFIWHHSDRYVKMKCSWRKPRGADNRVRRRFQDVGYRSKKKIKRMLPSGFRRFLVHKVKELEVLLMSSKSSCADCSQCVLQEPQSQCGKSSPASHQSLESQCQAVQ, from the coding sequence ATGGCCGCCCTCAGACCTCTGGTGGAGGCCAAGGTCCTTAAAAAGAGGACCAAGAAGTTCATCTGGCACCATTCAGACCGATATGTCAAAATGAAGTGCAGTTGGCGAAAGCCCAGAGGCGCTGACAATAGAGTGCGCAGAAGATTCCAGGACGTTGGTTacaggagcaaaaagaaaataaaacgcATGCTGCCCAGTGGCTTCCGGAGGTTCCTAGTCCACAAGGTCAAGGAGCTTGAAGTGCTGCTGATGAGCAGCAAATCTTCCTGTGCAGATTGCTCACAATGTGTCCTCCAAGAACCCCAAAGCCAGTGTGGAAAGAGCAGCCCAGCCAGCCATCAGAGTCTGGAATCCCAGTGCCAGGCTGTGcagtga